A single Streptomyces sp. Edi2 DNA region contains:
- a CDS encoding ABC transporter permease: MRAAARWTQAHLRAHRPAAVLIVLATAGITISLLLATALFAYATDPWQRAFTQSSGAHVWIHTQAGTAAGSLAGLDEVRATSGPFPTVRTTASLQPGGAKATLELRGVAKRPATAAPQIVAGRWLDAGTDAGATKGIVLDSSVARAMWAKPGDSLVLSGIAARLRVVGVADTAEAAFRAGESPGVAWVLPGTLAASDAGRDQRGRTIGLQLTDPADTDYVVQRAVTRLGADQITDVSTWRQAKTEAEGDNQLLGRLLGLFGLGALLAAALAVGGAISTRIRGHLRDISILKAIGFTPGQVVRMFLALHLGFALLGVALGALLTQALGTLVPGRIGEAMALWRQLPGHAWLTLVISGGVVVFIGSATCLAAWRAGRVPPVPVARAATAGGGRTSGLTRRALGLRIPPALVLGWRGAFHRPLRSSAAVARLAVPLLLITIALGTWTTLDRFTSHPENVGLPAALTARSDTLGARELGQLLSSRPRMTAYPGAEVQALVPGQTGTITLRGLGTDAKPYPFAVVEGRAARGPDEAIAGQGLLDLLDARVGDWVRMTVAGRPHVLHIVGRNIETADGGRVVSTTLDTLRDDDTAGTTPPAAQPPRPDFYNLVLHDGADPGVVRDALTKASAGRLEVREIPNPADQLSAVRAVAIGLIAVLILIGLAELATTVGAGVRDRSRDLLALKAVGLTPRQITAVIVSGTAFVTLAAALAGTASGLLASEWLIDLQGRTSGWGTGIARQPGPATLLLVIAVAVAIAATASALPAARAARRRLADSASDLL; the protein is encoded by the coding sequence GTGCGAGCAGCAGCACGCTGGACCCAGGCGCATCTGAGAGCACACCGGCCGGCCGCGGTGCTCATCGTGCTGGCCACCGCCGGGATCACCATCTCGCTCCTGCTGGCCACCGCACTGTTCGCCTACGCGACCGACCCCTGGCAACGGGCCTTCACCCAGTCCTCCGGCGCCCACGTATGGATCCACACCCAGGCCGGCACCGCCGCCGGGTCGCTCGCCGGACTGGACGAGGTACGAGCCACCTCCGGGCCCTTCCCCACCGTCCGCACCACCGCGAGCCTCCAGCCCGGCGGAGCCAAGGCCACCCTGGAGCTGCGCGGCGTGGCGAAGCGCCCCGCCACCGCCGCACCCCAGATCGTTGCGGGCCGCTGGCTCGACGCGGGCACCGATGCGGGCGCCACCAAGGGCATCGTGCTGGACAGCTCGGTGGCCCGTGCGATGTGGGCCAAGCCGGGCGACTCGCTGGTGCTGAGCGGCATCGCGGCCCGGCTGCGCGTGGTGGGCGTCGCGGACACCGCCGAGGCCGCCTTCCGCGCGGGGGAATCCCCGGGCGTGGCATGGGTGCTCCCCGGCACCCTGGCCGCCTCGGATGCGGGCCGTGACCAGCGTGGCCGCACCATAGGCCTCCAGCTCACCGACCCCGCGGACACCGACTATGTCGTCCAGCGCGCGGTCACCCGGCTCGGCGCCGATCAGATCACCGATGTCTCCACCTGGCGGCAGGCCAAGACGGAAGCCGAGGGGGACAACCAGCTCCTCGGACGGCTGCTGGGCCTCTTCGGGCTGGGCGCGCTGCTCGCCGCCGCCCTGGCGGTGGGCGGCGCCATCAGCACCCGGATCCGCGGACATCTGCGCGACATCTCGATCCTCAAGGCCATCGGGTTCACACCCGGCCAGGTGGTCCGGATGTTCCTCGCCCTCCACCTCGGCTTCGCGCTGCTGGGCGTCGCCCTCGGGGCGCTGCTCACCCAGGCGCTCGGCACGCTGGTCCCCGGCCGGATCGGCGAAGCGATGGCCCTGTGGCGGCAGCTCCCCGGGCACGCCTGGCTGACCCTGGTGATCTCCGGCGGGGTGGTGGTCTTCATCGGCTCGGCGACCTGCCTGGCCGCGTGGCGTGCGGGACGGGTACCGCCGGTGCCCGTGGCCCGTGCCGCCACGGCCGGCGGCGGCCGCACCTCCGGCCTCACCCGGCGGGCACTCGGCCTGAGGATCCCGCCGGCCCTGGTCCTCGGCTGGCGGGGCGCCTTCCACCGCCCGCTGCGCTCGTCGGCAGCCGTGGCACGGCTCGCGGTCCCGCTGCTGCTCATCACCATCGCGCTGGGCACCTGGACCACGCTGGACCGCTTCACCTCACACCCCGAGAACGTCGGCCTGCCCGCGGCGCTCACCGCGCGCTCCGACACCCTCGGCGCACGCGAACTGGGCCAACTCCTCTCCTCCCGGCCGCGGATGACCGCCTACCCCGGAGCCGAGGTGCAGGCCCTCGTACCGGGACAAACCGGGACCATCACCCTGCGCGGGCTCGGCACGGACGCCAAGCCGTACCCCTTCGCCGTCGTGGAAGGCCGCGCCGCCCGTGGCCCCGACGAAGCGATCGCCGGACAGGGCCTGCTGGACCTGCTGGACGCACGCGTCGGCGACTGGGTCCGGATGACCGTCGCCGGCCGTCCGCACGTCCTCCATATCGTCGGCCGCAACATCGAAACCGCGGACGGCGGCCGGGTAGTCTCCACCACCCTCGACACCCTGCGCGACGACGACACCGCCGGTACCACGCCTCCGGCAGCACAGCCACCCCGCCCGGACTTCTACAACCTGGTCCTGCACGACGGAGCCGACCCCGGCGTGGTGCGCGACGCCCTGACCAAGGCGTCGGCCGGCCGTCTCGAAGTGCGGGAGATCCCCAACCCCGCGGACCAGCTGTCGGCGGTCCGTGCCGTCGCCATCGGTCTGATCGCGGTGCTGATCCTGATCGGGCTGGCGGAGCTCGCGACCACGGTCGGTGCCGGCGTACGCGACCGCAGCCGCGATCTGCTCGCCCTCAAGGCCGTCGGCCTCACACCCCGCCAGATCACCGCCGTCATCGTCTCGGGCACCGCGTTCGTCACGCTCGCCGCCGCGCTGGCCGGCACGGCATCGGGCCTCCTCGCCTCCGAATGGCTCATCGACCTCCAGGGCCGCACCAGTGGCTGGGGGACCGGCATCGCCCGGCAACCCGGCCCGGCCACCCTGCTGCTGGTCATTGCCGTCGCGGTGGCGATCGCCGCAACCGCCTCGGCCCTGCCTGCCGCCCGCGCCGCACGGCGGCGGCTCGCCGACTCGGCGAGCGATCTGCTCTAG
- a CDS encoding glycoside hydrolase family 13 protein, whose product MLIATAGNGSSADSAPSPSLPGPASPTAATGTPSQDPAQRWWRDAVIYQVYVRSFLDSTGDGIGDLAGVRTGLAYLKKLGVDGIWLSPFYPSPQHDHGYDVADYREVDPVYGDLAEFDRLVADAHRLGLKVLLDIVPNHCSSEHPWFRAALEDGPRSPARSLFHFADGRGEAGELPPNNWRAMFGGPAWSRVKEADGSEGQWYLHMFTPEQPDLNWRNPAVAADFDQVLRFWLDRGVDGFRIDVAAGLFKHPELPDSPDPAADERTRDSVNPLAWNQPEVHQVWRDWRAVCEEYTARDGHDRLLVGEVSVRTPSEQAAYVRPDELHQAFFFHLLTARWDVDTFRRVISEALTDIADTGSTVTWVLNNHDQVRTVTRYAAAPGSAGPAESAGALGPARARAGALLMLALPGAAYIYQGEELGLPEVVDLPDEVLTDPIFHRTGSREHIRDGCRVPLPWSGHASPFGFTSGTDAARPWLPQPEWFADHATDRALADTRSFWHLYREGLQLRRSLPQLGEGTLRWLESPPQVLAFVRGDGLVCAVNFGTDPVPAPVPGVPLLASGDCPAGTLPGSTAAWWMHAPAHP is encoded by the coding sequence ATGCTCATAGCCACGGCAGGGAACGGCTCCTCCGCCGACTCCGCGCCCTCTCCCTCCCTCCCCGGTCCGGCCTCCCCCACGGCCGCCACCGGAACCCCGTCCCAGGACCCGGCACAGCGCTGGTGGCGCGATGCGGTGATCTACCAGGTCTACGTCCGCAGCTTCCTCGACAGCACCGGCGACGGCATCGGCGATCTGGCCGGCGTCCGCACGGGGCTGGCGTACCTCAAGAAGCTCGGGGTGGACGGCATCTGGCTCAGCCCCTTCTACCCCTCCCCGCAGCACGACCACGGGTACGACGTCGCGGACTACCGCGAGGTGGACCCCGTCTACGGCGACCTCGCCGAATTCGACCGCCTGGTGGCCGACGCCCACCGGCTGGGCCTGAAAGTGCTCCTGGACATCGTCCCCAACCACTGCTCCAGCGAGCACCCGTGGTTCCGGGCCGCCCTCGAGGACGGTCCCCGCAGCCCGGCACGGTCGCTGTTCCACTTCGCCGACGGGCGCGGCGAGGCCGGCGAGCTGCCGCCCAACAACTGGCGGGCGATGTTCGGCGGCCCCGCCTGGTCCCGGGTCAAGGAGGCGGACGGGAGCGAGGGCCAGTGGTACCTCCACATGTTCACGCCCGAGCAGCCCGACCTGAACTGGCGCAACCCCGCCGTGGCCGCCGACTTCGACCAGGTGCTGCGCTTCTGGCTGGACCGCGGTGTCGACGGCTTCCGTATCGATGTGGCCGCCGGGCTGTTCAAGCACCCCGAGCTCCCCGACTCCCCCGACCCCGCGGCCGACGAGCGGACCCGCGACTCGGTCAACCCGCTGGCCTGGAACCAGCCCGAGGTGCACCAGGTGTGGCGCGACTGGCGCGCGGTGTGCGAGGAGTACACGGCCCGCGACGGCCACGACCGGCTGCTGGTCGGCGAGGTCTCCGTACGGACACCGAGCGAGCAGGCGGCATACGTCCGGCCCGACGAGCTGCACCAGGCGTTCTTCTTCCACCTGCTGACCGCGCGCTGGGACGTCGACACCTTCCGCCGGGTCATCTCCGAGGCGCTGACCGATATCGCGGACACCGGTTCCACCGTCACCTGGGTGCTCAACAACCATGACCAGGTCCGGACGGTTACCCGGTACGCGGCCGCCCCGGGGAGCGCCGGGCCGGCGGAGTCCGCGGGCGCGCTGGGCCCTGCGCGCGCCCGCGCCGGCGCCCTGCTGATGCTGGCCCTGCCCGGCGCCGCGTACATCTACCAGGGCGAAGAGCTGGGCCTGCCGGAGGTCGTCGACCTGCCCGACGAGGTCCTCACCGACCCGATCTTCCACCGCACGGGCAGCCGGGAGCACATCCGCGACGGCTGCCGGGTCCCGCTGCCCTGGTCCGGCCACGCCTCCCCGTTCGGCTTCACCTCCGGTACCGACGCGGCGCGGCCCTGGCTGCCGCAGCCCGAGTGGTTCGCCGACCACGCCACGGACCGGGCGCTCGCCGACACCCGGTCGTTCTGGCACCTGTACCGCGAGGGGCTGCAGCTGCGCCGCAGCCTTCCGCAGCTCGGCGAAGGCACCCTGCGCTGGCTGGAGTCCCCGCCGCAGGTGCTGGCGTTCGTCCGTGGCGACGGTCTGGTCTGCGCCGTCAACTTCGGCACCGATCCGGTGCCGGCTCCCGTACCCGGTGTCCCGCTCTTGGCGAGCGGTGACTGCCCGGCGGGCACGCTCCCGGGCTCCACCGCCGCCTGGTGGATGCACGCGCCCGCACACCCTTAG
- a CDS encoding ABC transporter permease subunit codes for MPVTTPAAAPATSRAAAPRPPGGTPGSTTDPVRRAVRRRRRIAALFLFPALLLLGALVAYPIVFSVVRSLYDASGSTFVGAGNYTAMFQDPATLRAIRNSAIWVVFAPALLTGLGLVLAVLTEKIRWKTAFKLLMFMPMAISFLAAGIIFRLAYEQDPQRGVLNAITVGIHDKVQGESVSFPTAKARLGDKRLAKGHDGSYRTAHRTGPGNTVNLGLVGVAPKDMPAQARPAAEAAKSPAGKGELRGVVYLDFTPGGGGTPGTVDPRERGLPKLAVEAVDSHGKVVATATTAADGSYRLPRLAPGSYAVQLPAKDFAPPYEGISWLGPALITPAIIGAYMWIWTGFALVLIGAGLSSMPRDVLEAARMDGANEWQVFRRITVPLLGPVLGVVFVTMVINVMKVFDLVYIIAPGPVQQDANVLALQMWLVSFGGGNNQGLGSALGVLLLLLVVPAMFLNIRRFRRSQS; via the coding sequence ATGCCTGTCACCACTCCCGCGGCGGCGCCCGCCACCTCGCGCGCCGCCGCGCCCCGCCCTCCGGGCGGCACCCCCGGCAGCACCACCGACCCCGTGCGGCGCGCCGTCCGGCGCCGCCGCCGGATCGCCGCGCTGTTCCTGTTCCCCGCCCTGTTGCTGCTGGGTGCACTGGTCGCGTACCCCATCGTCTTCTCGGTCGTCCGCAGCCTGTACGACGCCTCCGGCAGCACCTTCGTCGGCGCCGGCAACTACACCGCGATGTTCCAGGACCCCGCCACCCTCCGGGCCATCCGCAACAGCGCGATCTGGGTCGTCTTCGCCCCCGCGCTGCTCACCGGACTCGGTCTGGTCCTCGCCGTGCTGACCGAGAAGATCCGCTGGAAGACGGCGTTCAAACTGCTGATGTTCATGCCCATGGCGATCTCTTTCCTCGCCGCGGGCATCATCTTCCGCCTCGCCTACGAGCAGGATCCGCAGCGCGGTGTGCTCAACGCGATCACGGTCGGCATCCACGACAAGGTCCAGGGGGAGTCCGTCTCGTTCCCCACCGCCAAGGCCCGTCTCGGCGACAAGCGGCTGGCCAAGGGGCATGACGGTTCCTACCGCACGGCGCACCGCACCGGCCCGGGGAACACCGTCAACCTCGGCCTGGTCGGCGTCGCGCCCAAGGACATGCCGGCGCAGGCGCGGCCGGCGGCCGAGGCCGCCAAATCCCCGGCCGGCAAGGGGGAGCTGCGGGGCGTGGTCTACCTGGACTTCACCCCCGGCGGGGGCGGCACACCCGGCACGGTGGATCCCCGCGAACGCGGTCTGCCGAAGCTCGCCGTCGAGGCCGTCGACTCGCACGGCAAGGTCGTGGCGACGGCCACCACCGCGGCGGACGGCTCCTACCGGCTGCCCCGTCTGGCTCCGGGGTCGTACGCCGTCCAGCTCCCCGCGAAGGACTTCGCCCCGCCGTACGAGGGCATCTCCTGGCTCGGCCCGGCCCTCATCACGCCCGCCATCATCGGCGCGTATATGTGGATCTGGACCGGCTTCGCGCTCGTCCTGATCGGCGCGGGGCTCTCCTCGATGCCGCGTGACGTCCTGGAGGCGGCACGGATGGACGGCGCGAACGAGTGGCAGGTCTTCCGCAGGATCACCGTGCCGCTGCTCGGCCCCGTACTGGGCGTGGTGTTCGTGACGATGGTGATCAATGTGATGAAGGTCTTCGACCTCGTCTACATCATCGCCCCCGGTCCCGTACAGCAGGACGCCAATGTCCTGGCCCTGCAGATGTGGCTGGTCTCCTTCGGCGGCGGCAACAACCAGGGCCTCGGCAGCGCCCTCGGTGTCCTGTTGCTGCTCCTGGTGGTCCCGGCCATGTTCCTCAACATCCGACGTTTCCGCAGGAGCCAGTCATGA
- a CDS encoding ABC transporter substrate-binding protein: MRWKRAAGRALLVCSLLFAGHTGAQAGEPAGGSDGRGPITLVTGGDLTGYLRGVLDGWNDRHPREKVTLVELPDAADEVRAQMVTELRSHSDRFDVLNIDVAWTSEFAAAGWIKPVNADRFPLKHFLPPVVDTATFRGRLYAVPYVTNAGLLYYRKDVLAREGARPPRTWAELEQLAKTVAPKYGMDGYAGQFLPYEGLTANVGEAVQSAGGTVLAGEGSRVTVDSLAARRGLSFLLDGVREGWIPQRALTYKEEESRKAFQDGRLLFLRNWPYAYALANARPSKVAGKFGAVPLPGPGGPGSSALGGSNLAVNAQSRHQKTATELISYLTSESVQRRVLTKGALPPVWADLYADPELVRRFPYLPTLKRAVLAAKPRLKSPHYDQVSLAVQAVMHDALVHRRSTDATVARLTRELRAIVGRG; this comes from the coding sequence ATGCGGTGGAAGCGTGCCGCGGGAAGGGCTCTGCTGGTCTGCTCGCTGCTGTTCGCGGGCCATACCGGTGCGCAGGCCGGGGAGCCGGCCGGCGGTTCGGACGGGCGGGGCCCGATCACCCTGGTGACGGGCGGCGACCTCACGGGCTATTTGCGCGGCGTCCTCGACGGCTGGAACGACCGGCACCCGCGCGAGAAGGTCACGCTGGTCGAGCTGCCGGACGCGGCCGACGAGGTGCGGGCCCAGATGGTCACCGAGCTGCGCTCGCACAGTGACCGCTTCGACGTGCTGAACATCGACGTGGCATGGACCTCGGAGTTCGCTGCCGCGGGCTGGATCAAGCCCGTGAACGCCGACCGGTTTCCGCTGAAGCACTTCCTTCCTCCCGTGGTGGACACCGCCACCTTCCGGGGGCGGCTCTATGCGGTCCCGTATGTGACGAACGCGGGGCTGCTCTACTACCGCAAGGACGTGCTCGCCCGGGAGGGTGCGCGGCCGCCGCGCACCTGGGCCGAGTTGGAGCAGCTGGCGAAGACTGTCGCGCCCAAGTACGGGATGGACGGTTACGCGGGCCAGTTCCTGCCGTACGAAGGGCTGACCGCCAATGTCGGCGAGGCCGTCCAGTCGGCGGGCGGCACGGTGCTCGCGGGCGAGGGCTCGCGCGTGACGGTGGACTCCCTCGCGGCCCGCCGGGGCCTGTCCTTCCTGCTCGACGGGGTGCGCGAGGGCTGGATCCCGCAGCGGGCGCTGACGTACAAGGAAGAGGAGTCCCGCAAGGCCTTCCAGGACGGCCGGCTGCTGTTCCTGCGGAACTGGCCGTATGCGTACGCGCTGGCCAACGCCCGGCCGTCGAAGGTGGCGGGGAAGTTCGGCGCGGTGCCGCTGCCGGGCCCCGGCGGGCCGGGGTCCAGCGCGCTGGGCGGCTCCAACCTTGCGGTCAACGCGCAGTCGCGGCACCAGAAGACCGCCACCGAGCTGATCTCCTATCTGACGTCCGAGTCGGTCCAGCGCCGGGTCCTCACCAAGGGCGCGCTGCCACCGGTATGGGCCGATCTGTACGCGGATCCGGAGCTGGTGCGTCGCTTCCCGTACCTTCCGACGCTGAAGCGGGCCGTCCTGGCGGCCAAGCCGCGCCTCAAGAGCCCGCACTACGACCAGGTGAGCCTGGCGGTGCAGGCAGTCATGCACGATGCGCTGGTGCATCGCCGGAGCACGGACGCCACCGTCGCGCGGCTGACGCGGGAGCTGCGGGCCATCGTCGGCCGCGGCTGA
- a CDS encoding CAP domain-containing protein produces the protein MTKHRRTRRYRQITVAALAIGAVGVPSAAMACLGQENEAGRHHGHWQNASYDHRQAKAKWGSEPAAGAAQKPAASSGASKTTSASKTAAPASGDAARVVELVNKERSKAGCSPLTVNAKLTKAAQDHSKDMADHKNMSHTGSDGSSPDDRITRAGYHWNSYGENVAYGYSTPEKVMAGWMSSPGHKRNILDCSFKEIGVGLAQPGDYWTQDFGTAG, from the coding sequence ATGACGAAACATCGCAGGACGCGGCGATACCGGCAGATAACCGTCGCCGCCTTGGCCATAGGCGCCGTGGGCGTGCCCTCCGCAGCAATGGCTTGCCTGGGGCAGGAGAATGAGGCCGGCCGGCACCACGGCCATTGGCAGAATGCGTCCTACGATCATCGGCAGGCGAAGGCGAAATGGGGCTCCGAGCCGGCCGCTGGTGCGGCACAGAAGCCCGCCGCTTCTTCCGGCGCCTCGAAAACCACCAGCGCTTCGAAAACCGCGGCCCCGGCGTCCGGCGATGCGGCTCGCGTGGTGGAACTCGTCAACAAGGAGCGCAGCAAGGCCGGGTGCTCCCCGCTGACCGTGAATGCGAAACTGACAAAGGCCGCCCAGGACCACAGCAAGGACATGGCGGACCACAAGAACATGTCGCACACGGGCTCCGACGGCTCCTCCCCGGACGACCGGATCACGCGTGCCGGTTACCACTGGAACTCCTACGGCGAGAACGTGGCCTACGGGTACTCCACACCCGAGAAGGTCATGGCGGGCTGGATGTCCAGCCCCGGCCACAAGCGGAACATCCTGGACTGCTCCTTCAAGGAGATCGGCGTCGGCCTCGCTCAGCCCGGCGATTACTGGACGCAGGACTTCGGCACGGCCGGCTGA
- a CDS encoding class I SAM-dependent methyltransferase, with product MPEETMPANATTAPSESEASSSVLKTLGCGCAALVVLVLIVPLASVSWGSTDFPRVAPEDMARRVFQRSRKMYDVVGFTRTVKPGVEKIGVSTENTFSSSFCYDGGPLGLADETVDGAYRMSHSWALDHVPASQAESGLRRLHRHLKDNGWVVTSYREGTKSQEWELFVQRDDGAERMSFTWFPDREYFMGDAAMPCAYDPAWKNGDIGPAGEDQRPPAFGPHAGA from the coding sequence ATGCCCGAGGAGACCATGCCAGCCAACGCCACCACTGCCCCGAGCGAGTCCGAGGCCTCCTCATCCGTCCTCAAGACCCTCGGATGCGGCTGTGCCGCGCTCGTCGTCCTCGTTCTGATCGTCCCGCTCGCCTCGGTTTCATGGGGGTCGACGGACTTTCCCCGCGTCGCACCCGAGGACATGGCGCGCCGCGTCTTCCAGCGATCCCGGAAGATGTATGACGTCGTGGGGTTCACCCGCACGGTGAAACCAGGTGTCGAGAAAATCGGCGTCAGTACGGAGAACACGTTCAGCTCTTCCTTCTGCTACGACGGGGGCCCGCTGGGGCTGGCGGACGAGACCGTCGACGGCGCCTACCGGATGAGCCACAGCTGGGCCCTGGACCACGTCCCCGCGAGCCAGGCCGAATCCGGCCTCCGCCGACTGCACCGGCACCTGAAGGACAACGGCTGGGTGGTCACCTCCTACCGTGAGGGCACGAAGAGCCAGGAATGGGAACTGTTCGTCCAGCGGGACGACGGGGCCGAGCGCATGTCCTTCACCTGGTTCCCGGACCGGGAGTACTTCATGGGCGACGCCGCCATGCCCTGCGCCTACGACCCGGCGTGGAAGAACGGCGACATCGGCCCGGCCGGGGAGGACCAGAGGCCACCGGCATTCGGCCCGCACGCCGGGGCCTGA
- a CDS encoding PadR family transcriptional regulator: MRLPLLALLVSGPAHGYELKQALENLLGAAYPQPNVGQIYVTLGRLEKSGLIEGEDVEQSDRPNKRIYRITEAGREAVDAWFEESTAEPRVRDEFFMKLALAPHTGTADQIALINKQRRHYLNTMRDLSKLAAGEDRDNRVAQLLVEGAMLHLQADLDWLERCQEELE; encoded by the coding sequence GTGCGGCTGCCACTCCTGGCACTGTTGGTCAGCGGCCCCGCACACGGCTACGAACTCAAACAGGCCCTTGAGAACCTTCTGGGCGCGGCATACCCTCAGCCAAATGTCGGCCAGATCTACGTCACCCTGGGCAGGCTGGAGAAGTCGGGCCTGATCGAGGGAGAAGACGTCGAGCAGTCGGACCGCCCGAACAAGCGCATCTACCGGATCACCGAAGCGGGACGCGAAGCGGTGGACGCGTGGTTCGAGGAATCCACCGCCGAACCACGGGTACGGGACGAATTCTTCATGAAGCTCGCCCTGGCCCCCCACACCGGGACCGCAGACCAGATCGCCCTGATCAACAAGCAGCGCCGCCACTACCTCAACACCATGCGTGACCTGTCGAAACTCGCGGCGGGCGAGGACCGGGACAACCGGGTCGCGCAGCTGCTGGTCGAGGGCGCGATGCTGCATCTGCAGGCGGATCTCGACTGGCTGGAGCGCTGTCAAGAGGAGTTGGAATGA
- a CDS encoding ABC transporter substrate-binding protein, with translation MRRPAVRHTRAAVSGAAVLGLALGATACGGNVAAGGKKQELTGQTVTVAGVWTGVEQQNFKKVLDAFSEKTGAKVTFASTGDNVSTVIGSQVEGGNAPDVVMVPQVGVLQQFAKKGWLAPLSAQVGAEADKNFAKVWKDYGTVGNKYYGLYFKASHKSTVWYSPEAFGQAGVTPAKTYQELLKSGRTLSDSGVPAFSVAGEAGWPLTDWFENIYLSQAGQEKYDRLAAHKIPWTDPSVVKALTALGKVFSDKNLVAGGGSGALRTDFPESVQQVFGPEPKAAMVYEGDFVSALVTDELHKEVGKDAKFFPFPAVDGGKAPVVSGGDAAVVLKAGKNKKAAMELVKYLATPEASSVWAKAGGYISPNKKVPADAYHDEVARKAAKSLTDAGNSVRFDMSDQAPAAFGGTQGAGEWKLLQDFLRDPSDPEGTAHKLEAAAAKAYGK, from the coding sequence ATGAGACGACCCGCAGTACGACACACCCGAGCCGCCGTGTCCGGCGCCGCCGTGCTCGGTCTGGCGCTCGGCGCCACCGCATGCGGCGGCAATGTGGCCGCCGGGGGCAAGAAGCAGGAACTCACCGGCCAGACCGTGACCGTGGCGGGCGTCTGGACCGGCGTGGAACAGCAGAACTTCAAGAAGGTCCTGGACGCCTTCTCCGAGAAGACCGGTGCGAAGGTCACCTTCGCCTCCACCGGCGACAATGTCTCGACGGTCATCGGCAGCCAGGTCGAAGGCGGCAACGCCCCCGATGTGGTGATGGTCCCCCAGGTCGGCGTGCTCCAGCAGTTCGCCAAGAAGGGCTGGCTGGCACCGCTGTCGGCACAGGTCGGCGCCGAGGCCGACAAGAACTTCGCGAAAGTCTGGAAGGACTACGGCACGGTCGGCAACAAGTACTACGGCCTGTACTTCAAGGCCTCGCACAAGTCGACGGTCTGGTACAGCCCGGAGGCGTTCGGCCAGGCCGGCGTCACCCCCGCGAAGACGTACCAGGAGCTGCTGAAGTCGGGACGTACGCTGTCCGACTCGGGTGTGCCGGCCTTCTCCGTCGCGGGTGAGGCGGGCTGGCCGCTGACCGACTGGTTCGAGAACATCTACCTCTCCCAGGCCGGTCAGGAGAAGTACGACCGGCTCGCGGCCCACAAGATCCCGTGGACCGACCCCAGCGTGGTCAAGGCGCTCACCGCGCTCGGCAAGGTGTTCAGCGACAAGAACCTGGTGGCGGGCGGCGGTTCGGGCGCCCTGCGCACCGATTTCCCCGAGTCCGTCCAGCAGGTCTTCGGCCCCGAGCCGAAGGCGGCCATGGTCTACGAGGGCGACTTCGTCAGCGCGCTGGTCACCGATGAGCTCCACAAGGAAGTCGGCAAGGACGCCAAGTTCTTCCCCTTCCCCGCGGTCGACGGCGGCAAGGCCCCGGTGGTCAGTGGCGGCGACGCCGCGGTGGTGCTCAAGGCGGGGAAGAACAAGAAGGCCGCGATGGAGCTGGTGAAGTACCTGGCCACTCCCGAGGCGTCCAGCGTCTGGGCCAAGGCGGGCGGCTATATCTCGCCCAACAAGAAGGTTCCCGCGGACGCGTACCACGACGAGGTCGCCCGCAAGGCCGCCAAGTCCCTCACCGACGCCGGGAACTCCGTGCGCTTCGACATGTCCGACCAGGCCCCCGCTGCGTTCGGCGGCACCCAGGGCGCCGGTGAATGGAAGCTGCTCCAGGACTTCCTGCGCGACCCCTCGGACCCCGAAGGCACGGCCCACAAGCTCGAGGCCGCCGCGGCCAAGGCGTACGGAAAGTAA
- a CDS encoding ABC transporter ATP-binding protein, with amino-acid sequence MNRDEPSGPIVRAAGLVKTHRPEGAAPVPAVRGVDLCIERGEFVAVTGPSGAGKSTLLHLLGGLDRPDSGALWLDGRQVDAYSEARWAELRRHHIGIVFQFFNLVSNLSVADNVELPALLAGRSPRQARTDRAELLDELGLTGKENCTPGELSGGEQQRVALARALVNTPSLLLADEPAGSLDSKGTREVLRLLARFHRRGQTILLVTHDARMASAADRVISFYDGQVADDAHLGGSRNRPAAGVADVLKLKG; translated from the coding sequence ATGAACCGGGACGAGCCGTCCGGCCCGATAGTCCGGGCAGCCGGCCTGGTCAAGACCCACCGGCCGGAGGGCGCCGCACCCGTCCCCGCGGTGCGGGGCGTCGATCTGTGCATCGAGCGCGGCGAGTTCGTCGCCGTCACCGGGCCCTCGGGGGCCGGCAAATCCACTTTGCTGCACCTCCTCGGCGGCCTCGACCGGCCCGACAGCGGTGCGCTCTGGCTCGACGGCCGCCAGGTCGACGCCTACAGCGAGGCACGCTGGGCGGAGCTGCGCCGCCACCACATCGGCATCGTCTTCCAGTTCTTCAACCTGGTCTCGAACCTCAGCGTCGCCGACAATGTCGAACTCCCCGCACTGCTCGCCGGCAGATCCCCCCGGCAGGCCCGTACCGACCGGGCCGAACTGCTCGACGAACTGGGCCTGACCGGCAAGGAGAACTGCACGCCGGGCGAACTGTCCGGCGGCGAACAGCAGCGCGTCGCGCTGGCCCGTGCCCTGGTCAACACCCCCAGCCTGCTGCTCGCCGACGAGCCCGCCGGCAGCCTGGACAGCAAGGGGACGCGGGAGGTGCTGCGGCTGCTCGCCCGCTTCCACCGGCGCGGGCAGACGATCCTGCTGGTCACCCATGACGCCAGAATGGCCAGCGCCGCGGACCGGGTGATCAGCTTCTACGACGGCCAGGTCGCCGACGACGCGCACCTCGGCGGCAGCCGGAACCGTCCCGCGGCCGGTGTGGCCGACGTCCTCAAGCTCAAGGGCTGA